The proteins below are encoded in one region of Clostridium fermenticellae:
- the recN gene encoding DNA repair protein RecN, translated as MLLQLNIKNFALIEELTISFNSGFNVLAGETGAGKSILIDAINYVLGSKFNKELIRTGENKTFVEAVFTVENPKTSDILEKNEIEIEDIIIISRETFQSGKSIAKVNGKSVLLSTLRFISSTLIDIHGQHENQNLLLSENHINYIDDFGNNNLKMYLNKYKEIYHEFIEKQNDIKRLTGNNEERNKIIDFLKYQIDEINSANLKEGEDIKLNEKYKILSNSEKISRTLNDCYVDLYEGRENVESMYDKLRIMIKHLDNLEQDFPKVIDIVKALKDAYYNMEDAIEKMGNIKNDVYYDESELEYINGRMYQINDYKKKYGDTIPKIFEYRDKISKQYYEMVNSNEIIENLKDEMVKIVEGLKNYGKYIHIERCKIADILEKNVKKELNFVGLEKSVFKVDVSISEKFYTNGMDSIRFLISTNPGEPLKPLEKIVSGGELSRIMLALKTVFVDKDKIPSVIFDEIDTGISGRIAQCVAEKMYTISKKHQVLCVTHLPQIACMSDEYYLVSKEVKDNKTFTHVKKLKDNQKEYEIAKMIGGSEVTKLTLEHSKELIRMADIRKINIKSK; from the coding sequence ATGCTTCTTCAATTGAATATAAAAAACTTTGCTTTAATAGAGGAACTTACAATATCATTTAATAGTGGATTCAATGTACTTGCGGGGGAAACAGGTGCTGGTAAGTCAATACTTATAGATGCTATAAATTATGTTCTCGGATCCAAATTTAATAAGGAGCTTATAAGGACTGGCGAAAATAAGACTTTTGTAGAAGCTGTATTTACAGTGGAAAATCCTAAGACATCCGATATTTTAGAAAAAAATGAAATTGAAATTGAAGATATTATAATAATAAGTAGAGAAACATTTCAATCTGGCAAAAGTATTGCAAAGGTAAATGGAAAATCTGTTTTATTGAGCACTCTTAGATTTATAAGTTCAACACTTATTGATATTCATGGACAGCATGAAAATCAGAATTTGCTTTTATCCGAAAATCATATAAATTATATAGATGACTTTGGCAATAACAATCTTAAGATGTATTTAAACAAGTATAAGGAAATATATCACGAATTTATTGAGAAACAAAATGATATTAAGAGATTAACAGGGAATAATGAAGAAAGAAATAAAATCATTGATTTTTTAAAATACCAAATAGATGAAATAAATTCGGCTAATTTAAAAGAAGGAGAAGATATAAAACTAAATGAAAAATATAAGATATTATCCAATTCTGAAAAAATAAGCAGAACTTTGAATGATTGCTATGTTGACTTGTATGAGGGAAGAGAAAATGTAGAATCTATGTATGATAAGTTGAGAATCATGATTAAGCATTTAGATAATTTGGAACAAGATTTTCCTAAAGTTATTGATATAGTCAAAGCTCTTAAAGATGCTTATTATAACATGGAAGATGCTATTGAAAAAATGGGAAATATTAAAAATGATGTATATTATGATGAATCAGAATTAGAATATATAAATGGTAGAATGTATCAAATAAATGATTATAAGAAGAAATATGGAGATACAATACCTAAAATTTTTGAATATAGAGACAAGATATCAAAACAATATTATGAAATGGTTAACAGTAATGAGATAATTGAAAATCTAAAAGATGAAATGGTAAAAATAGTAGAAGGTTTGAAGAATTATGGAAAATATATTCATATAGAGAGATGCAAAATAGCTGATATTTTAGAGAAAAACGTAAAAAAGGAATTAAATTTTGTTGGACTTGAAAAGAGTGTTTTTAAAGTTGATGTGAGTATTAGTGAAAAATTTTATACAAATGGTATGGATTCAATTAGATTTCTTATTTCTACCAATCCAGGAGAACCTCTTAAACCTCTGGAAAAGATTGTATCCGGAGGAGAACTTTCCAGAATAATGTTGGCACTCAAGACTGTATTTGTAGATAAAGATAAAATTCCATCTGTTATATTTGATGAAATAGACACCGGAATCAGCGGTAGAATAGCACAGTGTGTGGCTGAAAAAATGTATACAATATCAAAAAAACATCAGGTTCTTTGTGTAACTCATTTACCGCAAATTGCTTGTATGTCTGATGAATATTATTTAGTATCGAAGGAAGTTAAGGATAATAAAACCTTCACTCATGTAAAAAAATTGAAGGATAATCAGAAGGAATATGAGATAGCCAAGATGATAGGTGGATCAGAGGTTACAAAATTAACATTGGAACATTCTAAGGAACTTATAAGGATGGCTGATATAAGAAAAATTAATATAAAGTCAAAATAA
- the spo0A gene encoding sporulation transcription factor Spo0A — protein sequence MEESKISVVIADDNKEFCNILNDYMLNQRDIVVTGIAKDGIEALKLIQEKKPDLLVLDIIMPHLDGLGVLERLSSMDIDPMPRIIVLSAVGQDKITQTAITLGADYYVVKPFDMDVFTKRIRQMFTNNVIGVSSIKKPISLSDTSEVKFKRDEANNLEQEITNIIHEIGVPAHIKGYMYLREAITMVVNNMELLSAVTKELYPSIAKKYNTTASRVERAIRHAIEVAWSRGQIETINRIFGYTIHNDKGKPTNSEFIAMVADKLRLKNKVS from the coding sequence ATGGAAGAATCAAAAATAAGTGTGGTTATTGCGGATGATAATAAGGAATTTTGTAATATCCTCAATGATTACATGTTAAATCAAAGGGATATAGTAGTAACTGGAATAGCTAAAGATGGTATAGAAGCTCTGAAGCTTATACAGGAAAAGAAACCTGATTTATTGGTATTAGATATAATTATGCCGCATCTTGATGGTCTAGGTGTTCTTGAGAGATTAAGTAGTATGGATATAGATCCTATGCCGCGAATAATTGTACTTTCTGCAGTCGGACAAGATAAGATAACTCAAACAGCAATTACTCTTGGAGCTGATTACTATGTAGTAAAACCTTTTGATATGGATGTATTCACTAAAAGAATTAGGCAGATGTTTACCAATAATGTAATTGGTGTGTCTTCAATTAAAAAACCAATTTCATTATCAGATACTTCAGAAGTCAAATTTAAAAGAGATGAAGCAAATAACTTAGAACAAGAAATAACAAATATAATACATGAAATAGGCGTTCCTGCACATATTAAAGGATATATGTACCTAAGAGAAGCAATTACTATGGTAGTAAATAATATGGAATTATTGTCTGCAGTTACCAAAGAATTATATCCGTCCATAGCTAAAAAATATAATACTACTGCAAGCAGAGTCGAAAGAGCAATAAGGCATGCAATTGAAGTGGCATGGTCTAGAGGTCAAATTGAAACGATAAATAGGATATTTGGATATACTATACACAATGATAAAGGTAAACCAACAAACTCAGAGTTTATAGCTATGGTTGCAGATAAATTAAGGCTAAAGAATAAAGTTAGCTAG
- the spoIIM gene encoding stage II sporulation protein M, with protein sequence MLHNKFIDALNDHVQNNFWLYVISLLCICTGIVLGIYSVRYMGGFEKSDLVNYIKSFSSAIGSGNIDYKQIFIQTIKNNIPVLIIVWFLGLTMIGVPIILIIDILKGFTIGFTISFIINGMGIRGVWVSLLGVLPQNIIYIPCIIFISVLAMEFSLNMLKDKGGKSWTSNIWLKITSYSVSFALVMIVMVVGFTMESYLTPQILKVVIAGVGSIFV encoded by the coding sequence ATGTTACATAATAAATTCATAGATGCTTTGAATGATCATGTTCAGAATAATTTTTGGCTGTATGTAATCAGCCTTTTATGTATATGCACAGGTATAGTTCTTGGAATATATTCTGTAAGATACATGGGCGGATTTGAAAAAAGTGATCTTGTAAATTATATAAAAAGTTTTAGTTCTGCTATTGGTTCTGGAAATATAGACTATAAGCAGATATTTATTCAGACAATAAAGAATAATATTCCAGTACTTATCATAGTGTGGTTTTTAGGTCTTACCATGATAGGGGTTCCTATTATACTAATAATAGATATATTAAAAGGATTCACTATAGGATTTACAATCAGTTTTATAATAAACGGCATGGGAATAAGGGGAGTATGGGTTTCTCTTTTAGGAGTACTTCCACAAAATATTATATACATACCTTGCATTATATTTATTTCTGTACTTGCTATGGAATTTTCTTTAAATATGCTAAAGGATAAAGGTGGTAAAAGTTGGACATCCAATATATGGCTTAAAATCACATCATATTCAGTTTCATTTGCTCTTGTAATGATAGTTATGGTTGTAGGTTTCACCATGGAATCATATCTTACACCTCAAATCTTAAAAGTAGTAATAGCAGGCGTGGGAAGCATATTCGTATGA
- the spoIVB gene encoding SpoIVB peptidase, with product MYIKKKKFLCFILIPILLITLSVYYKVQSVPKTIFLREGECLKFDNILKAKNKDEIKANKDVYNSYKKIKLNLFGILPVKSIFLHSVSNDIKIYPGGQPVGVKLNTKGVLVIALSDIRTSKGNVSPAALGGIQVGDNITKIDGTYVKNAEQVQSAVNNCSGNKIRITIERKGNISEKIVNPVKGEDNNKYKIGLWVRDCAAGVGTLTFYDNKTGIFAALGHPITDIDTGTIMNISYGEVIPSSIISIKKGSKGNPGELKGVFVEEQKVLGKISKNTECGIFGNGDKRLINEGSKPMKIALRDEIKEGPAKILTTVEGDKPKLYDIRIEKLLQQDSPGAKSMLIRVTDPKLLNKTGGIVQGMSGSPIIQNNKIVGAVTHVLINKPDVGYGIYIEWMLNDSNILSR from the coding sequence ATGTACATTAAAAAAAAGAAATTCTTATGTTTTATTTTAATTCCTATCCTGTTAATCACATTAAGTGTTTACTATAAAGTTCAAAGTGTACCTAAAACTATATTCTTGAGGGAAGGAGAATGTTTAAAGTTTGACAATATTTTGAAGGCAAAAAATAAAGATGAAATTAAAGCGAATAAAGATGTATATAATAGTTATAAGAAGATTAAATTGAATTTATTTGGGATTTTACCAGTAAAATCAATTTTTTTACACTCTGTAAGCAATGATATAAAAATATATCCTGGAGGGCAGCCTGTTGGTGTAAAATTAAATACAAAGGGAGTTCTTGTAATTGCATTATCAGATATTAGAACATCTAAAGGAAATGTAAGTCCTGCAGCACTTGGTGGAATACAAGTAGGAGATAATATTACTAAGATAGATGGAACATATGTAAAAAATGCAGAACAGGTTCAAAGTGCAGTGAATAATTGCAGTGGAAATAAAATAAGGATAACAATTGAGAGAAAAGGAAATATATCTGAAAAAATTGTAAATCCCGTTAAAGGGGAGGATAATAATAAATATAAGATAGGCCTTTGGGTAAGAGATTGTGCTGCTGGAGTTGGCACACTTACATTTTATGATAATAAAACAGGAATATTTGCTGCATTAGGTCATCCCATTACTGATATAGATACAGGGACAATAATGAATATAAGCTATGGAGAAGTTATTCCATCTTCAATAATATCAATAAAAAAAGGTTCTAAGGGCAATCCGGGTGAACTCAAAGGTGTATTTGTAGAAGAACAAAAAGTACTGGGGAAGATATCTAAAAATACTGAATGTGGGATATTTGGAAATGGAGATAAAAGACTTATAAATGAAGGATCAAAACCTATGAAGATAGCTTTAAGAGATGAAATAAAAGAAGGACCAGCTAAAATTCTTACCACTGTAGAAGGCGATAAACCAAAACTTTATGATATACGAATAGAAAAATTATTACAACAGGATTCGCCTGGAGCGAAGAGTATGCTTATAAGAGTTACAGATCCTAAATTACTGAATAAAACGGGAGGTATAGTCCAAGGAATGAGTGGAAGCCCTATAATACAGAATAATAAAATAGTCGGAGCCGTAACACATGTTCTTATAAATAAACCTGACGTAGGATATGGAATATATATAGAATGGATGTTAAATGACTCGAACATTTTGTCACGGTAG
- the xerD gene encoding site-specific tyrosine recombinase XerD, whose amino-acid sequence MNNILFGYVEYLENKNVSKNTLDAYVRDVTKFSNFINSRNEVITEIEVVSVMAYVQYLQKEGRATSSIIRNIVSLRSFYKYLFLNGIVSENPVLNYEMPKVKHNIPRILTIEDVDRLLDAPDITTEKGIRDKAMLELMYATGMKVTELLNVTIYDINMKFNYVKCNGFKSKERIIPIGSVAIKYLNGYFKIRSDLNKYNLDYLFLNMKGMRMTRQGFWKIIKHYAKQSGISKYMTAFTLRHSFAVHLLQNGADIKSVQELLGHKDLSATQIYSTISRKNKIAEVYKKTHPRA is encoded by the coding sequence ATGAATAATATTTTATTTGGATATGTTGAATATCTGGAAAATAAGAATGTAAGTAAGAATACATTGGATGCATATGTAAGAGATGTAACTAAATTTTCTAATTTTATAAATAGCAGAAATGAAGTAATAACTGAAATCGAAGTCGTTTCAGTTATGGCTTATGTACAGTATCTTCAGAAAGAAGGTAGAGCCACATCATCTATTATTAGAAATATAGTATCTCTTAGAAGCTTTTATAAATATCTTTTTTTAAATGGAATTGTAAGTGAGAATCCAGTTTTAAATTATGAGATGCCTAAGGTTAAACATAATATTCCAAGGATTCTTACAATAGAAGATGTGGATAGGCTTTTGGATGCACCTGATATTACAACAGAAAAAGGCATAAGGGATAAAGCTATGCTTGAATTAATGTATGCTACTGGCATGAAAGTCACGGAATTGTTAAATGTAACTATTTATGATATAAATATGAAGTTCAATTATGTAAAGTGTAATGGGTTTAAAAGTAAAGAAAGAATAATACCAATTGGATCAGTTGCAATAAAATATTTAAATGGTTATTTTAAAATAAGGTCGGATCTAAATAAATATAACCTAGATTATTTATTTTTAAATATGAAAGGTATGAGAATGACAAGACAGGGATTTTGGAAAATAATTAAGCATTATGCTAAGCAGTCAGGTATAAGTAAATATATGACAGCATTTACACTTAGACATTCTTTTGCAGTGCACCTTTTGCAAAATGGCGCAGATATAAAATCTGTACAGGAACTTTTAGGACATAAGGATTTGTCGGCCACACAAATATACTCTACCATTTCAAGAAAAAATAAAATTGCAGAGGTCTATAAGAAGACTCATCCGAGAGCGTAA
- a CDS encoding NUDIX hydrolase: MEFFEKTIESKNIYSGKIINVNLHKVKLPNGREVKREIVNHPGGVAILAYKDSETILMVEQFRKPVEHMLLEIPAGKIEKGEKPEVCASRELEEETGYKAGKLKYLGKIVTSPGFCDECIYLYKAQELYKGSDGLQDEDEFINLRELNVKTVKNMIKDGMITDAKTVAIFMFE, encoded by the coding sequence ATGGAGTTTTTTGAAAAGACAATAGAGTCTAAAAATATATATTCTGGTAAGATTATAAATGTCAATTTACATAAAGTAAAGCTTCCGAATGGAAGAGAGGTCAAAAGGGAAATTGTAAACCATCCGGGAGGGGTGGCTATTCTGGCATATAAAGATAGTGAAACTATACTTATGGTTGAACAATTTAGAAAACCAGTAGAACATATGCTTTTAGAAATTCCTGCAGGCAAAATTGAAAAAGGTGAAAAGCCAGAAGTTTGTGCTTCAAGAGAATTAGAAGAAGAGACAGGATATAAAGCGGGAAAGCTTAAATATCTTGGAAAAATAGTTACAAGTCCGGGATTTTGTGATGAATGCATATACCTTTATAAAGCTCAAGAACTATATAAAGGTAGTGATGGACTTCAAGATGAGGATGAGTTTATAAACTTAAGAGAATTAAATGTAAAAACGGTCAAAAATATGATTAAAGACGGTATGATAACTGATGCAAAAACAGTAGCAATCTTTATGTTTGAATAA